From one Scophthalmus maximus strain ysfricsl-2021 chromosome 19, ASM2237912v1, whole genome shotgun sequence genomic stretch:
- the snx18a gene encoding sorting nexin-18a — MALRARALYDFSSENPGEVSVRENEIVTLYSEQDIEGWLEGVNSNGERGLFPASYVEIVRSDASSASTAATTTAAAAALNNNSCSGTSGDSRYANIPAGGFDVSSNPPSKIENFSKPSPPGLTTFPAPPLQQQQQQPPPPRQQQQHTYQSPSQVSDDDWDDDWDDSSTVADEPGTVGGRYHDFEGNGPSTYSVSTSSMSRGNAQQAKSSATVSRNLNRFSTFVKSGGEAFVLGEASGFVKDGDKICVVIGQHGPEWQENPYPFRCSIDDPTKQTKFKGMKSYMSYKLTPTHTQNQVNRRYKHFDWLYARLVEKFPVISVPHIPEKQATGRFEEDFISKRRKGLIWWMNHMTSHPVLARCDVFQHFLTCNSTDEKAWKQGKRKAEKDEMVGANFFLTISTPAAPLDFQEVESKIDGFKTFTRRMDDSTLQLNATVNEFARKQISGFKKEYQKVGISFKVLSQAFEMDQQAFAAGLNQAISYTGDAYEAIGEYFADQPGKDLDPIMDLLALYQGHLANYPDIIHVQKGALTKVKESQKHVEEGKMDLAQAEGINERCNIISCATLAEIQHFHQTRVRDFKAQMQHYLQQQISFFQKITGKLEDALQKYDDA; from the exons ATGGCGCTCAGAGCCCGGGCGCTGTACGACTTCAGCTCCGAGAACCCCGGCGAGGTGTCGGTGAGGGAGAACGAGATCGTCACCCTGTACAGCGAGCAGGACATCGAGGGCTGGCTGGAGGGGGTGAACAGCAACGGGGAGCGGGGTCTGTTCCCCGCGTCCTACGTGGAGATCGTGCGGAGCGACGCCTCCAGCGCCtccaccgccgccaccaccaccgccgccgccgccgcgctcaacaacaacagctgcagcgGCACATCTGGAGACTCCAGATACGCCAACATCCCAGCCGGGGGCTTCGACGTTTCTTCAAATCCTCCCAGTAAGATCGAGAACTTTTCCAAGCCGTCCCCTCCTGGTTTAACCACATTCCCAGCCCCTccattgcagcagcagcagcagcagcctccaccaccccggcagcagcagcagcacacctATCAGTCACCCAGCCAGGTGAGTGATGATGACTGGGATGATGACTGGGACGACAGCTCCACTGTGGCAGATGAGCCGGGGACCGTAGGGGGACGCTATCACGACTTCGAGGGCAACGGACCCTCCACGTACAGTGTGTCCACGTCCTCAATGTCCAGAGGCAACGCACAGCAGGCGAAGAGCTCGGCCACGGTGAGCAGGAACCTGAACAGGTTCTCCACCTTTGTGAAGTCCGGCGGAGAGGCGTTTGTGCTGGGAGAGGCGTCGGGCTTCGTGAAGGACGGGGACAAGATCTGCGTGGTGATCGGCCAGCATGGCCCCGAGTGGCAGGAGAACCCGTATCCGTTCCGGTGTTCCATCGACGACCCCACCAAGCAGACGAAGTTCAAGGGCATGAAGAGCTACATGTCCTACAAgctgacccccacccacacgCAGAACCAGGTGAACAGACGGTACAAGCACTTTGACTGGCTGTACGCCCGGCTGGTGGAGAAGTTCCCCGTCATCTCGGTGCCGCACATCCCCGAGAAGCAGGCCACGGGGCGCTTCGAGGAGGACTTCATCTCCAAGAGGAGGAAAGGCCTCATCTGGTGGATGAACCACATGACCAGCCACCCGGTGCTGGCCCGGTGTGACGTCTTCCAGCACTTCCTCACCTGCAACAGCACGGACGAGAAGGCCTGGAagcaggggaagaggaaggCCGAGAAGGACGAGATGGTCGGGGCCAACTTCTTCCTCACCATCAGCACCCCGGCGGCGCCGCTCGACTTCCAGGAGGTCGAGAGCAAGATAGACGGATTCAAGACCTTCACCAGGAGGATGGACGACAGCACCTTGCAGCTCAACGCCACCGTCAACGAGTTTGCGCGCAAGCAGATCAGCGGTTTCAAGAAGGAGTACCAGAAAGTGGGGATATCGTTCAAGGTCCTCAGCCAAGCCTTCGAGATGGACCAGCAGGCGTTCGCTGCTGGACTCAACCAGGCCATCTCCTACACCGGGGACGCCTACGAAGCCATCGGGGAGTACTTTGCCGACCAGCCAGGCAAGGATCTGGACCCAATCATGGATTTGTTAGCCCTCTACCAAGGACACTTGGCCAACTACCCAGACATCATCCATGTCCAGAAAG GAGCCCTGACCAAAGTGAAGGAGAGCCAGAAGCACGTGGAGGAGGGCAAGATGGACCTGGCACAGGCGGAGGGCATCAACGAGCGCTGCAACATCATCTCCTGCGCCACGCTGGCCGAGATCCAGCACTTCCACCAGACCCGCGTGCGCGACTTCAAGGCCCAGATGCAGCActacctgcagcagcagatctcCTTCTTCCAAAAGATCACGGGCAAGCTCGAGGACGCGCTGCAGAAATATGACGACGCGTAA